The Desulfohalovibrio reitneri genome contains a region encoding:
- a CDS encoding Spy/CpxP family protein refolding chaperone — MTRKTMLLTTLALALGLLAAVPAQAQRWGGGGYYGECPGYSYQGQRNLSDEQRQQAREIMDKHQDRIFATRQELWAKRTQLDHLMASGQGDQAKVEQLTKDIVELQTQLRQQRRAMRDELRNALGDAVYLEGCPGWNDGYGRGRMGPGMMRDGRGRHMGPGMMHDGQGRHMRPGMMHDGYNGRRGMMYDEYNGYDSRGRQGRMNDY; from the coding sequence ATGACCCGCAAGACGATGTTGTTGACCACCCTGGCGCTGGCCCTCGGTCTGCTGGCGGCCGTACCCGCCCAGGCGCAACGCTGGGGCGGAGGCGGCTACTACGGCGAGTGCCCGGGCTATTCCTACCAGGGGCAGCGGAACCTCAGCGACGAGCAGCGGCAACAGGCGCGGGAGATCATGGACAAACACCAGGACAGGATTTTCGCCACCCGCCAGGAATTGTGGGCCAAACGCACGCAGTTGGACCACCTCATGGCTTCCGGCCAGGGCGACCAGGCCAAGGTGGAGCAGCTGACCAAGGACATCGTGGAGCTGCAGACCCAACTGCGCCAGCAGCGCCGGGCCATGCGCGACGAATTGCGGAACGCCCTGGGGGATGCGGTCTACCTGGAGGGTTGTCCCGGCTGGAACGACGGATACGGCCGTGGCCGCATGGGGCCAGGGATGATGCGTGACGGCCGGGGCCGCCACATGGGGCCCGGGATGATGCACGACGGCCAGGGCCGCCACATGAGGCCGGGCATGATGCATGACGGCTACAACGGCCGCAGGGGCATGATGTACGATGAGTACAACGGCTACGACTCCCGGGGCCGCCAGGGCCGCATGAACGACTACTAG